In a genomic window of Myxococcales bacterium:
- a CDS encoding DUF420 domain-containing protein, with amino-acid sequence MNGSSAVFLIAGGVAIKRRALDFHKRAMLAAVTCSAVFLVSYVIRFATTGAHRYPGHGAAKTFYLALLGSHTLLAVVALPLVLRSLWLALKGRFDRHPKIARWAYPIWLYVSVTGVAVYVMLYHLA; translated from the coding sequence ATGAACGGCTCGTCGGCGGTGTTCCTGATCGCCGGCGGCGTCGCGATCAAGCGGCGCGCGCTCGACTTCCACAAGAGGGCGATGCTGGCGGCGGTGACCTGCTCGGCGGTGTTCCTGGTCAGCTACGTGATCCGGTTCGCGACCACCGGCGCGCACCGGTACCCCGGCCACGGCGCGGCCAAGACGTTCTACCTGGCGCTGCTCGGCAGCCACACGCTGCTCGCGGTGGTGGCGCTGCCGCTGGTGCTGCGGTCGCTGTGGCTCGCGCTCAAGGGGCGGTTCGATCGCCACCCGAAGATCGCGCGGTGGGCGTACCCGATCTGGCTCTACGTCTCGGTCACGGGCGTGGCGGTCTACGTGATGCTGTATCATCTCGCCTGA
- the cyoE gene encoding protoheme IX farnesyltransferase, whose product MALLTAAGGMSLAPGPFVLTHALVLLLGTSLIVGAANTLNMYLERDIDRRMARTKDRPLPAERMEPEFALVFGLAQAAIAVPILSFGLGPAGPLTGLLAVIAFVSYVLIYTPMKQRSHLALWVGAVPGAMPALMGWTSVTGSIDAGGVAVFAVLFFWQIPHFDAIALYRLKDYERAGLITVPGARGMAAARIEIVMYALVQLAASLLLYSLGVCGRGYLVVATAAGLGFAALAARGLIRGDARWARSVFLASIVYLPTVYTAMVVDGRL is encoded by the coding sequence ATGGCGCTGCTCACCGCCGCCGGCGGCATGAGCCTGGCGCCGGGCCCGTTCGTGCTGACCCACGCGCTGGTGCTGCTGCTCGGCACCTCGCTGATCGTCGGCGCCGCCAACACGCTCAACATGTACCTGGAGCGCGACATCGATCGTCGGATGGCGCGCACCAAGGACCGGCCGCTGCCGGCCGAGCGCATGGAGCCGGAGTTCGCGCTGGTGTTCGGGCTGGCGCAGGCCGCGATCGCGGTGCCGATCCTGTCGTTCGGGCTGGGACCGGCCGGGCCGCTGACCGGGCTGCTCGCGGTGATCGCGTTCGTGTCGTACGTGCTGATCTACACGCCGATGAAGCAGCGCTCGCACCTGGCGCTGTGGGTCGGCGCGGTCCCGGGCGCGATGCCGGCGCTGATGGGCTGGACCAGCGTGACCGGCTCGATCGACGCCGGCGGCGTCGCGGTGTTCGCGGTGCTGTTCTTCTGGCAGATCCCGCACTTCGACGCGATCGCGCTGTACCGGCTCAAGGACTACGAGCGGGCCGGGCTGATCACCGTGCCGGGCGCGCGCGGCATGGCGGCGGCGCGGATCGAGATCGTCATGTACGCGCTGGTGCAGCTGGCGGCGAGCCTGCTCCTGTACTCGCTGGGCGTCTGCGGTCGCGGCTACCTCGTCGTCGCGACCGCGGCCGGCCTCGGCTTCGCGGCGCTGGCGGCGCGCGGGCTGATCCGCGGCGACGCGCGCTGGGCCCGGTCGGTGTTCCTGGCGTCGATCGTGTACCTGCCGACCGTCTACACCGCGATGGTCGTGGACGGGCGCCTGTGA
- a CDS encoding heme A synthase gives MLEHRLSKLVALMAFLMLIIGGTVNATGSSLACEWSVRCKDQLFPTMQGGVLFEHGHRQFGWILGLLQIALTVTLWRRRPAARRLAVLTLVMVCVQGVLGMVTVAFKLPWFVSTLHLLHGLAYFGLLLYIAYLTRAVVGPLPEEANQHRARLAALGDGRRWIKIALGFLFVQLTLGALVRHFEATLACLDMPSCNLGEYWPAAFVQRIHMIHRGFGCVTAVVTLVAAVQVWKRAAAWPTLRTLALMAPMIAAAQVTLGVYTVLTMRSVPVAVAHFAGATALWGTWLGAAIATGSGRRMLPGGGTGGMVP, from the coding sequence ATGCTCGAGCACCGCCTGTCCAAGCTCGTCGCCCTGATGGCCTTCCTGATGTTGATCATCGGGGGCACGGTCAACGCCACCGGCTCGAGCCTGGCCTGCGAGTGGAGCGTGCGCTGCAAGGATCAGCTGTTCCCGACGATGCAGGGGGGCGTGCTGTTCGAGCACGGCCACCGGCAGTTCGGGTGGATCCTCGGGCTCCTGCAGATCGCGCTGACCGTCACCCTGTGGCGGCGGCGGCCCGCGGCGCGTCGGCTCGCGGTGCTGACGCTGGTGATGGTGTGCGTCCAGGGCGTGCTCGGCATGGTCACGGTGGCGTTCAAGCTGCCGTGGTTCGTCTCGACCCTGCACCTGCTGCACGGCCTCGCGTACTTCGGCCTGTTGCTCTACATCGCGTACCTCACGCGCGCGGTCGTCGGGCCGCTGCCCGAGGAGGCCAACCAGCACCGCGCCCGGCTGGCCGCGCTCGGTGACGGTCGGCGCTGGATCAAGATCGCGCTCGGGTTCCTGTTCGTGCAGCTCACGCTCGGCGCGCTGGTGCGGCACTTCGAGGCGACGCTGGCGTGCCTCGACATGCCGTCGTGCAACCTCGGCGAGTACTGGCCGGCCGCGTTCGTGCAGCGCATCCACATGATCCACCGCGGCTTCGGCTGCGTGACCGCGGTCGTCACGCTGGTGGCGGCCGTGCAGGTCTGGAAGCGCGCGGCCGCGTGGCCGACGCTGCGGACCCTGGCGCTGATGGCGCCGATGATCGCCGCGGCCCAGGTGACGCTCGGCGTCTACACGGTGCTGACGATGCGGTCGGTGCCGGTCGCGGTCGCGCACTTCGCGGGCGCCACCGCGCTGTGGGGCACGTGGCTGGGCGCGGCGATCGCGACCGGCTCGGGCCGGCGCATGCTGCCCGGCGGCGGCACCGGAGGCATGGTCCCGTGA
- a CDS encoding protein kinase, which yields MQPPPWVENTQLGALRADDLTHPDYVFRYGRYFFRTLGVHLAAGGMGTVSEMERRLDGTGPVELVVGKTFQTQYLNQLRSDEVTRRDHAINQNAVARIAALSHPGLLPIYCVSPIADNYLNITPRMGVTLLEAISRHKLTARQRTQLLMQALDALGHLHEVRLLHRDFTLRNVLLDERAAVAYLFDFDLALSLDDIAGGTYATHYRGRVFGSPGYSVPPETVDPGLAELPVSPTMDIFAVGGALHALFTDELPYGKADDMWGLLMRIGEGIVVDGKSRVHYPDTVPRPLRPIIERCLERDPSQRYQRVASIIADLRAVLPDLDDRAADSRFFFSATMGAPQVDRPARLQQVYNRRRDETITTAEIELADASLHTWGYELQKSLGRVKGHPIFVATPRPDLLSAGKFPDANTFPKLVTVIDLHQLPDPRGLVDAWQQVYLPTLKKVRRGMMTTLHKVILDTNTGSLLLFSEFIDDPKFGAQLAEVDLHVDGALSLAFLITRQVALLHENGMAHNNVHPGALLFKAATETHMAQPAMIGLVEPSLSFESMIADTRAIASMALSWLRPARILALNARTRPHFDALRGRLTTIATDRNDQPRIDELLATISDGLAMVDFNFSVLRDSGGDLEEYAQLVLSHRAYHVLWPELH from the coding sequence ATGCAACCTCCTCCCTGGGTTGAGAACACCCAACTCGGCGCGTTGCGCGCGGACGACCTGACCCATCCGGACTACGTGTTCCGGTACGGGCGGTACTTCTTCCGAACGCTCGGCGTCCACCTGGCCGCCGGCGGCATGGGCACGGTCTCGGAGATGGAGCGCCGGCTCGACGGCACCGGCCCGGTCGAGCTGGTGGTCGGCAAGACCTTCCAGACCCAGTACCTGAACCAGCTCCGGAGCGACGAGGTCACCCGGCGCGACCACGCGATCAACCAGAACGCGGTCGCCCGGATCGCCGCGCTGTCGCACCCGGGCCTCTTGCCGATCTACTGCGTCTCGCCGATCGCCGACAACTACCTGAACATCACGCCGCGCATGGGCGTGACGCTGCTCGAGGCGATCTCGCGCCACAAGCTGACCGCGCGCCAGCGCACCCAGCTGCTGATGCAGGCGCTCGACGCGCTCGGCCACCTGCACGAGGTGCGGCTGCTGCACCGCGACTTCACGCTGCGCAACGTCCTGCTCGACGAGCGCGCCGCGGTCGCCTACCTGTTCGACTTCGACCTGGCGCTGTCGCTCGACGACATCGCCGGCGGCACCTACGCCACCCACTACCGCGGGCGGGTGTTCGGCTCGCCCGGCTACTCGGTGCCGCCGGAGACCGTCGACCCGGGCCTGGCCGAGCTGCCGGTCAGCCCGACGATGGACATCTTCGCGGTCGGCGGCGCGCTGCACGCGCTGTTCACCGACGAGCTGCCCTACGGCAAGGCCGACGACATGTGGGGCCTGCTGATGCGGATCGGCGAGGGCATCGTCGTCGACGGCAAGAGCCGGGTCCACTACCCGGACACCGTGCCGCGGCCGCTGCGGCCGATCATCGAGCGCTGCCTCGAGCGCGACCCGTCGCAGCGCTACCAGCGGGTGGCGTCGATCATCGCCGACCTGCGCGCGGTCCTGCCCGATCTCGACGATCGCGCCGCCGACAGTCGGTTCTTCTTCTCGGCCACGATGGGCGCGCCCCAGGTCGATCGCCCGGCCCGCCTGCAGCAGGTCTACAACCGCCGCCGCGACGAGACCATCACCACGGCCGAGATCGAGCTGGCCGACGCCTCGCTCCACACCTGGGGCTACGAGCTGCAGAAGAGCCTGGGCCGCGTGAAGGGCCACCCGATCTTCGTCGCGACGCCCCGGCCCGACCTGCTCAGCGCCGGCAAGTTCCCCGACGCCAACACCTTCCCGAAGCTGGTCACGGTGATCGACCTGCACCAGCTGCCGGATCCGCGCGGGCTGGTCGACGCCTGGCAGCAGGTGTACCTGCCGACGCTCAAGAAGGTGCGGCGCGGGATGATGACCACGCTGCACAAGGTCATCCTCGACACCAACACCGGCTCGCTGCTGCTGTTCTCCGAGTTCATCGACGATCCCAAGTTCGGGGCCCAGCTGGCCGAGGTCGACCTGCACGTCGACGGCGCGCTCAGCCTGGCGTTCCTGATCACCCGCCAGGTCGCGCTGCTCCACGAGAACGGCATGGCCCACAACAACGTCCACCCGGGCGCGCTGTTGTTCAAGGCCGCCACCGAGACCCACATGGCCCAGCCGGCGATGATCGGCCTGGTCGAGCCGTCGCTGTCGTTCGAGTCGATGATCGCCGACACCCGCGCGATCGCGTCGATGGCGCTGTCGTGGCTGCGCCCGGCCCGGATCCTGGCGCTCAACGCCCGCACCCGGCCGCACTTCGACGCGCTGCGCGGCCGGCTGACGACGATCGCCACCGATCGCAACGACCAGCCCCGCATCGACGAGCTGCTCGCGACCATCTCCGACGGCCTCGCGATGGTCGACTTCAACTTCTCGGTGCTGCGCGACTCCGGCGGCGACCTCGAGGAGTACGCCCAGCTGGTGCTGTCGCACCGCGCGTACCACGTGCTCTGGCCCGAGCTGCACTGA
- a CDS encoding ImmA/IrrE family metallo-endopeptidase: MAKSWEDFGKRVQNARKAAGLTQLELAAELGAERTVVTKIESGQRTVDCLTSPLGREPPRRQDMMRRRQLQALAQDVEQLIEMGALQPVDAKPAAIESLAAAEAVALTTRQAAGLRVDEPAWELVALVERLGLYAFVLGLQDDGPAQAEGSYLALRRGGVALIGNAGGSGRRRFRIAHELGHHVLADEFAPEWIVGAGATEREKVINAFAIHFLLPRPAAEQRWRQYGGPDAPRDAAIRIAVEFGLSWGAACAQLQRVGCLSAPQYDAVAPATPTGLDLVERELRVRSDVEAPQVPPGYAAAVVRALKRGRIGPTRAIELLHGTISERDLPPERPLSLDAMTAELDVLPE, encoded by the coding sequence ATGGCCAAGTCCTGGGAAGATTTTGGAAAGCGGGTCCAGAACGCCCGCAAGGCCGCCGGGCTGACGCAACTCGAGCTGGCGGCCGAGCTGGGTGCCGAGCGCACGGTGGTGACGAAGATCGAGAGCGGGCAGCGGACGGTCGATTGCCTGACCTCGCCCCTCGGTCGTGAGCCGCCGCGGCGGCAGGACATGATGCGGCGCAGGCAGCTCCAGGCGCTGGCGCAGGACGTCGAACAGCTCATCGAGATGGGCGCGCTGCAGCCAGTCGACGCGAAGCCGGCCGCGATCGAGTCGCTGGCGGCTGCCGAGGCGGTGGCGCTGACGACGCGGCAGGCGGCCGGGCTGCGGGTCGACGAGCCGGCCTGGGAGCTGGTCGCGCTGGTGGAACGGCTCGGGCTCTACGCGTTCGTGCTCGGGCTCCAGGACGACGGCCCAGCGCAGGCGGAGGGGTCGTACCTCGCCCTCCGTCGCGGCGGCGTCGCGTTGATCGGGAACGCGGGCGGCAGCGGACGCCGGCGCTTCAGGATCGCGCACGAGCTCGGTCATCACGTGCTAGCGGACGAGTTCGCGCCGGAGTGGATCGTCGGCGCCGGCGCGACCGAGCGCGAGAAGGTCATCAACGCCTTCGCGATCCACTTCTTGCTGCCGCGGCCGGCGGCCGAGCAGCGATGGCGGCAGTACGGGGGCCCCGACGCTCCGCGCGACGCGGCGATCCGCATCGCGGTCGAGTTCGGGTTGAGCTGGGGGGCTGCGTGCGCCCAGCTCCAGCGGGTCGGCTGCTTGTCGGCGCCCCAGTACGACGCCGTCGCGCCGGCGACGCCGACGGGGCTCGATCTGGTCGAGCGCGAGCTGCGCGTCCGCAGCGACGTCGAAGCGCCGCAGGTGCCGCCCGGCTATGCGGCGGCGGTGGTGCGCGCGCTCAAGCGCGGCCGCATCGGACCCACCCGCGCGATCGAGCTGCTACACGGCACGATCAGCGAGCGCGACCTGCCGCCGGAGCGGCCGCTCTCCCTCGACGCGATGACGGCCGAGCTCGACGTGCTGCCGGAGTGA
- a CDS encoding metallophosphoesterase, producing the protein MKLSTIVGAALALAACTRPGEDRALADGQVGVATSAGVTVAVTDRLAAIRTLAPGQLELWASAPVLEVTIDVPVSAAGAWRVTVANALPDADLREAGVAIGTAVAAPRPTVLVRDVALTAGRHVITVGPAPEGPGPFRIAAMADIQTGLPTVDEVFAAIATTSPRFVVCMGDLTERSGLEEYALFEAQLATLPVPFYTTLGNHELWADPARYFDRYGRATFQFVYRDVAFTFADSGDAGLDPLVEDEVDAWLARAADRTHVFLTHFPPIDPVGIRDGAFRSRRDAHRLIGKLADAGVDLALYGHIHSYAAFEHAGIPAYVSGGGGARPELWDGIGRHFLVLELEAGARPIVGVRRVD; encoded by the coding sequence ATGAAGCTGTCCACCATCGTCGGCGCGGCGCTCGCGCTCGCCGCCTGCACCAGGCCCGGCGAGGACCGCGCGCTCGCCGACGGCCAGGTCGGGGTCGCGACCAGCGCCGGCGTCACCGTCGCGGTCACCGATCGGCTCGCGGCGATCCGGACGCTGGCGCCGGGGCAGCTCGAGCTGTGGGCGTCGGCGCCGGTGCTCGAGGTGACGATCGACGTGCCGGTGAGCGCGGCCGGCGCCTGGCGCGTCACCGTCGCCAACGCGCTGCCCGACGCCGACCTGCGCGAGGCCGGGGTCGCGATCGGGACCGCGGTCGCGGCGCCGCGGCCGACCGTGCTGGTGCGCGACGTCGCGCTGACCGCCGGGCGCCACGTCATCACCGTCGGGCCGGCGCCCGAGGGGCCGGGGCCGTTCCGGATCGCCGCGATGGCCGACATCCAGACCGGCCTGCCGACGGTCGACGAGGTGTTCGCGGCCATCGCCACGACCTCACCCCGGTTCGTGGTGTGCATGGGCGACCTGACCGAGCGCAGCGGGCTCGAGGAGTACGCGCTGTTCGAGGCCCAGCTCGCGACCTTGCCGGTGCCGTTCTACACGACGCTCGGCAACCACGAGCTGTGGGCCGACCCGGCCCGCTACTTCGACCGCTACGGCCGCGCCACGTTCCAGTTCGTCTACCGCGACGTCGCGTTCACGTTCGCCGACAGCGGCGACGCCGGGCTCGATCCGCTGGTCGAGGACGAGGTCGACGCCTGGCTGGCGCGCGCGGCCGACCGCACCCACGTCTTCCTGACGCACTTCCCGCCGATCGACCCGGTCGGGATCCGCGACGGCGCGTTCCGCAGCCGCCGCGACGCCCACCGCCTGATCGGCAAGCTCGCCGACGCCGGCGTCGATCTGGCGCTGTACGGCCACATCCACAGCTACGCCGCGTTCGAGCACGCCGGCATCCCGGCGTACGTGTCGGGCGGCGGCGGCGCGCGGCCCGAGCTGTGGGACGGCATCGGCCGGCACTTCCTCGTGCTCGAGCTCGAGGCCGGCGCGCGGCCGATCGTCGGCGTGCGCCGGGTCGATTGA
- the hrpB gene encoding ATP-dependent helicase HrpB, translated as MPLAPLPIDVVLPDLVEAVRDRGAAVLVAPPGAGKTTRVPGALLDAGLAGAGDVVVLEPRRLATRLAANRVAFERGGRPGDEVGYEVRFDRKVSGATRIRFVTEGVLTRRLLADPELRGTGVVILDELHERHLAGDLALALLERLRRTRRPDLKIVAMSATLDPGPIAAFLDAPQVVSEGRAFPVDVEYLAAPDDRPLGKQLASAIRRMCQDGLTGDVLVFLPGAGEIRRAGEDLADVAGTFDLMIVPLYGDLPSDEQDRAIAPAPRRKVILATNVAETSVTIDGVVAVIDAGTARVARHSPWSGLPSLVVEPISQASAIQRAGRAGRTRPGRALRLYTRHDFDTRRAREAPEIARADLAEAALELHAAGFARLADVPWFEAPPAVAAAAADELLQRLGAIDGAGALTAVGERMLRFPAHPRQARVLIEAEARGVEREGAIVAALLGARELRLEKRGPRAMARIAADSDLIEDLDALLGARADRMRPGALRDAGLDVATAQAVDRAAQQLERLTRRGGRRPPDDAAVDEALLYAILAGYPDRVARRRGRSADVVFAGGGAGTLAPSSVLSTAAGAEFVVAVDASETGKTQVSVRRASRIEPLWLLDLDPERVVDTDELVWNRAAERVERAQRTSYGGVILDERVDPAAARRDPRAAAVLAREAVAAGIERFVDADALAAWRARLTFAAAHLPELAPPDDAALTAALARACEGMASFAELRKANLLQLLDADLAPLRAQLDRIAPTHAELPRRRRVQIHYELDRAPWIASRLQDFFGAPRGPMVAGGRVALVLHLLAPNQRPVQVTQDLPGFWQRHYPDLRRQLMRRYPRHAWPEDPMVFLKD; from the coding sequence ATGCCCCTGGCTCCCCTGCCGATCGACGTCGTCCTGCCCGACCTGGTCGAGGCGGTCCGCGACCGCGGCGCGGCGGTCCTGGTGGCCCCGCCGGGCGCGGGCAAGACCACCCGGGTCCCCGGGGCGTTGCTGGATGCTGGGCTGGCCGGCGCCGGGGACGTGGTGGTGCTCGAGCCGCGCCGCCTGGCGACCCGGCTCGCGGCCAACCGGGTGGCGTTCGAGCGCGGCGGCCGGCCGGGCGACGAGGTCGGCTACGAGGTGCGGTTCGATCGCAAGGTCAGCGGCGCGACCCGGATCCGGTTCGTCACCGAGGGCGTGCTGACCCGTCGGCTCCTGGCCGACCCCGAGCTGCGCGGGACGGGCGTCGTCATCCTGGATGAGCTGCACGAGCGCCACCTCGCCGGCGACCTGGCGCTGGCGCTGCTGGAGCGGCTGCGGCGGACCCGGCGGCCGGACCTCAAGATCGTGGCGATGTCGGCGACGCTCGACCCAGGCCCGATCGCCGCGTTCCTCGACGCGCCGCAGGTGGTGTCCGAGGGCCGGGCGTTCCCCGTCGACGTCGAGTACCTGGCGGCGCCCGACGACCGGCCGCTGGGCAAGCAGCTCGCGAGCGCGATCCGCCGCATGTGCCAGGACGGCCTGACCGGCGACGTGCTGGTGTTCCTCCCCGGCGCCGGGGAGATCCGACGGGCCGGCGAGGACCTGGCCGACGTGGCCGGGACCTTCGACCTGATGATCGTGCCGCTCTACGGCGACCTGCCCAGCGACGAGCAAGACCGCGCGATCGCGCCGGCGCCGCGGCGCAAGGTCATCCTGGCGACCAACGTCGCCGAGACCTCGGTGACCATCGACGGCGTGGTGGCGGTGATCGACGCCGGCACCGCCCGGGTCGCGCGGCACTCGCCGTGGTCGGGGCTGCCGAGCCTGGTCGTCGAGCCGATCTCACAGGCCAGCGCGATCCAGCGGGCCGGCCGCGCCGGCCGCACCCGGCCCGGCCGCGCGCTGCGCCTCTATACCAGGCACGACTTCGACACCCGGCGGGCGCGGGAGGCGCCGGAGATCGCCCGTGCCGACCTGGCCGAGGCCGCGCTCGAGCTGCACGCCGCCGGGTTCGCGCGCCTGGCCGACGTGCCCTGGTTCGAGGCGCCGCCGGCGGTGGCCGCGGCCGCGGCGGACGAGCTCCTGCAGCGGCTCGGCGCGATCGACGGGGCCGGCGCGCTGACGGCGGTGGGCGAGCGCATGCTGCGGTTCCCGGCCCACCCGCGCCAGGCCCGCGTGCTGATCGAGGCCGAGGCCCGCGGCGTCGAGCGCGAGGGGGCGATCGTCGCGGCGCTGCTGGGCGCGCGCGAGCTGCGGCTCGAGAAGCGCGGGCCCCGGGCCATGGCGCGCATCGCCGCCGACAGCGATCTGATCGAGGACCTCGACGCGCTCCTGGGCGCGCGCGCCGATCGCATGCGGCCTGGCGCGCTGCGCGACGCCGGCCTCGACGTCGCCACGGCCCAGGCGGTCGATCGCGCGGCGCAGCAGCTCGAGCGCCTGACCCGCCGCGGCGGCCGGCGTCCACCCGACGACGCCGCCGTCGACGAAGCGCTGCTGTACGCGATCCTGGCCGGCTACCCCGATCGGGTCGCGCGCCGGCGCGGCCGGTCGGCCGACGTGGTGTTCGCGGGCGGCGGCGCCGGCACGCTGGCGCCGTCGTCGGTGCTGTCGACCGCCGCGGGCGCCGAGTTCGTGGTCGCGGTCGACGCGAGCGAGACCGGCAAGACCCAGGTCAGCGTGCGTCGGGCCAGCCGGATCGAGCCGCTGTGGCTGCTCGACCTCGACCCCGAGCGCGTGGTCGACACCGACGAGCTGGTCTGGAACCGCGCGGCCGAGCGGGTCGAGCGCGCCCAGCGCACCAGCTACGGCGGCGTGATCCTCGACGAGCGCGTCGACCCGGCCGCGGCCCGGCGCGATCCGCGCGCGGCGGCGGTCCTCGCGCGCGAGGCCGTGGCGGCCGGGATCGAGCGGTTCGTCGACGCCGACGCGCTCGCGGCCTGGCGCGCGCGCCTGACCTTCGCCGCCGCCCACCTGCCCGAGCTGGCGCCGCCCGACGACGCCGCGCTGACCGCGGCGCTGGCGCGGGCGTGCGAGGGCATGGCGTCGTTCGCCGAGCTGCGCAAGGCCAACCTGTTGCAGCTGCTCGACGCCGACCTCGCGCCGCTGCGCGCGCAGCTCGATCGGATCGCGCCGACCCACGCCGAGCTGCCGCGCCGCCGGCGGGTGCAGATCCACTACGAGCTCGATCGCGCGCCGTGGATCGCGTCGCGGCTGCAGGACTTCTTCGGCGCGCCGCGCGGGCCGATGGTCGCCGGCGGCCGGGTCGCGCTGGTGCTGCACCTGCTCGCGCCCAACCAGCGGCCGGTGCAGGTGACGCAGGACCTGCCGGGCTTCTGGCAGCGCCACTACCCCGACCTGCGCCGCCAGCTCATGCGCCGCTATCCCCGGCACGCGTGGCCCGAGGATCCGATGGTGTTCCTCAAGGACTGA
- a CDS encoding DUF3829 domain-containing protein, producing MRTTRVLGPLVLALSVLIAGVGVAHAKPDPKQAKINVYVDILNNWSSYVYKQRSDYAAWVDLTKGPDCKASKARGPSAIGDTAKTTTFPGYLKALKKGPKLAVDAAATKMVTTLIALWQPTSEASEYYFKRQWKDDDCKRGLELHATLTALWDEYAAADRDVRGFVVAFNDEREVKQLATTTKKYGKKLRYHYERTIIDGKLLIRAIDLAMEATPIDGAAIDAQLAAFVEVFESATALVEGNRTNRKIYDVLYQGGYTQFLTRAGWYRDAVQRLTAKIADPKAKPEAIAKEHEAAIKAYNSMIDGANAVRLTASIK from the coding sequence ATGCGTACCACCCGCGTCCTGGGGCCCCTCGTGCTCGCGCTGTCCGTGCTCATCGCCGGCGTCGGTGTCGCCCACGCCAAGCCCGATCCGAAGCAGGCCAAGATCAACGTCTACGTCGACATCCTCAACAACTGGTCGTCGTACGTCTACAAGCAGCGCAGCGACTACGCCGCGTGGGTCGACCTGACCAAGGGCCCCGACTGCAAGGCCAGCAAGGCCCGCGGTCCCAGCGCGATCGGCGACACCGCGAAGACCACCACCTTCCCCGGCTACCTGAAGGCGCTCAAGAAGGGCCCGAAGCTCGCCGTCGACGCGGCCGCCACCAAGATGGTGACGACGCTGATCGCGCTGTGGCAGCCGACGTCGGAGGCCAGCGAGTACTACTTCAAGCGCCAGTGGAAGGACGACGACTGCAAGCGCGGCCTCGAGCTGCACGCCACGCTGACCGCGCTGTGGGACGAGTACGCGGCGGCCGATCGCGACGTCCGCGGGTTCGTCGTCGCCTTCAACGACGAGCGCGAGGTCAAGCAACTCGCCACGACGACGAAGAAGTACGGCAAGAAGCTCCGCTACCACTACGAGCGCACGATCATCGACGGCAAGCTCCTGATCCGCGCGATCGACCTTGCGATGGAGGCCACGCCGATCGACGGCGCCGCGATCGACGCGCAGCTCGCGGCGTTCGTCGAGGTCTTCGAGAGCGCGACCGCGCTGGTCGAGGGCAACCGCACCAACCGCAAGATCTACGACGTGCTCTACCAGGGCGGCTACACCCAGTTCCTGACGCGGGCCGGCTGGTACCGCGACGCGGTGCAGCGCCTCACCGCCAAGATCGCCGACCCCAAGGCCAAGCCCGAGGCCATCGCCAAGGAGCACGAGGCCGCGATCAAGGCCTACAACTCGATGATCGACGGCGCCAACGCCGTGCGCCTGACCGCGTCGATCAAGTAG
- the queF gene encoding NADPH-dependent 7-cyano-7-deazaguanine reductase QueF, translated as MTTRPSTTLETFPNPRPSRGYVIHFECPEFTCLCPLTGQPDFATITIAYTPDQLCVELKALKLYLWSFRDQGAFHEAVTNQICDDIVAAIAPRSITVTGKFWVRGGITTTVTVTAP; from the coding sequence ATGACCACCCGCCCGAGCACCACGCTCGAGACCTTCCCCAACCCGCGCCCGAGCCGCGGCTACGTGATCCACTTCGAGTGTCCGGAGTTCACGTGCCTGTGCCCGCTCACCGGCCAGCCCGACTTCGCGACCATCACGATCGCGTACACGCCCGACCAGCTGTGCGTCGAGCTCAAGGCGCTGAAGCTGTACCTGTGGAGCTTCCGCGATCAGGGCGCGTTCCACGAGGCCGTGACCAACCAGATCTGCGACGACATCGTCGCCGCGATCGCGCCGCGCTCGATCACCGTGACCGGCAAGTTCTGGGTCCGCGGCGGCATCACGACGACGGTCACCGTCACGGCGCCATAG